A single region of the Micropterus dolomieu isolate WLL.071019.BEF.003 ecotype Adirondacks linkage group LG02, ASM2129224v1, whole genome shotgun sequence genome encodes:
- the tex2 gene encoding testis-expressed protein 2, giving the protein MSTQGSSSRGSGQHADTPPPRHAPGPKLQVQRSLSRDTITIHFSALGKEEDDEDEELYGVPVASVGDKSGLGSAGGLQGLEASGADDQSITTGLEAKEELLFESAGVETSGVAVLPVSSTTLSLQPSDSDPHTPSLAMTIIPTSTHSHLSSNPPASSSWPSDRPSANPPSTSSSSSPCKSAALTSSKPFLSLVRSLSNDVESRETTPAPTTVAPTHARHRHLMKSFVKSLSTDTSKAEHQEGPLHHYLHHPPQQQQQGQPSHRPPPRNMQLFKQFSQPRLSSCPVIVTQAGGDSKTAPSSPIMSPDGRSFFKVQEVEARIEDTRRRLSEVMSDPLQLFSKIMGDESGMGAGGSATHRAKSLSSSASELSGLTAVNGHAEGNSNYSIKEEEGAEGEEEEETPTGKGPDSVFFSLPSQAPAPPLIQASSSTFPKSPSLTLGRCSMSALVARQEDEDFCELYSEDFELCTDTETPDGDRPGYQQPHTGSAGLCSELDTEEEEKEEEELETLPVTGLILLTQLVYWYLILPVPPYVCAVVHGIVAGFMLALLVLWLSSPRCSSSGTRRGRRRIEPWNVAQLDIKEPGIFKGWMNEIHNYDPEMYHATLTHSIYIRLEGSVLRLSKPNRNISRRATHNEPKPDVTYVSQKIYDLTDSKIQLVPQSLARKRVWNKKYPICIELAKQEDFMSKAQGEKPEAGEDKLTGLGEKLERSDKCEKVEVSGSAEEPKRPSSGGGDLTIYLFGRTGREKEEWFRRFLLASRMKSEGRGGSLPSICKSAFLPSHSRSSSTQSGGGLEADSRSSSRGSLEELSQYRHREASSALSCGSTGGMKQKMLLDYNVYMAKYVNAQAPQRSPTATDSPGHSPESSPKTTKKIRRISEETVEPEAWLNAFLGRTFWDFLGEKYWANVVSKKIQMKLSKIRLPYVMNELTLTELDMGFSIPKILHASKPSVDHQGLWFDLEISYAGSFLMTLETKMNLARLGKEGEGLREHGKEWPRPRTYCLADSDEESSSAGSSDEEDPPELLSDKAILPGGEGYVGGHRPSKIMRFVDKIAKSKYFQKATETEFIKKKMEEVSNTPLLLTVEVQECRGTLAVNIPPPPTDRIWYGFRSPPHIELKARPKLGEREVTLVHVTDWIEKKLDQEFQKIFVMPNMDDIWLPIMHSAMDTRSNANLVTVTDDALKDPEPEESEVSDM; this is encoded by the exons ATGAGCACtcagggcagcagcagcaggggaaGTGGCCAGCATGCTGACACTCCTCCCCCTCGTCACGCCCCTGGACCTAAGCTGCAGGTGCAGCGCTCCCTCTCTCGTGACACTATCACCATCCACTTCTCTGCTCTGGGGAAGGAGGAAGATGATGAGGACGAGGAGCTCTACGGGGTACCTGTTGCATCTGTTGGGGATAAATCTGGGCTTGGTAGTGCAGGGGGACTTCAAGGTTTAGAAGCTTCAGGGGCTGATGACCAGTCTATCACTACGGGCTTGGAGGCAAAAGAAGAGCTGCTGTTTGAATCTGCTGGTGTGGAGACCTCAGGAGTTGCGGTGCTTCCTGTTTCATCCACCACCCTATCTTTGCAGCCCTCAGACTCTGAtccacacacaccctctctcGCCATGACTATTATCCCCACCTCCACCCACTCCCACCTGAGCTCCAACCCTCCTGCGAGCTCCTCCTGGCCCTCTGACCGACCCTCAGCCAATCCGCCGTCCACAagctccagctcctccccttGCAAGTCTGCAGCGCTGACCTCCTCCAAACCTTTCCTCAGCCTGGTCAGGTCCTTGTCCAATGATGTTGAGTCTCGAGAAACCACTCCTGCGCCTACCACTGTTGCACCAACACACGCACGCCACCGTCACTTAATGAAATCTTTTGTTAAGTCTCTTTCCACGGACACTTCAAAGGCCGAACATCAAGAAGGGCCTCTTCATCACTATCTTCATCATCCCcctcaacagcaacagcaaggACAGCCATCCCATCGGCCTCCACCTCGCAACATGCAGCTCTTCAAACAGTTCTCTCAGCCTCGCTTATCCTCCTGCCCCGTCATCGTCACTCAAGCAGGTGGAGACTCCAAAACAGCCCCCTCTTCCCCCATAATGTCCCCAGATGGTAGGTCTTTCTTCAAGGTCCAAGAAGTGGAGGCCAGAATAGAAGATACCAGGCGGCGGCTGTCAGAGGTGATGTCAGACCCCCTGCAGCTTTTTAGTAAGATCATGGGGGACGAGTCTGGCATGGGAGCTGGTGGAAGTGCTACTCATCGGGCCAAATCGCTGTCCTCCAGTGCATCAGAGCTCAGTGGGTTGACAGCAGTAAATGGACATGCAGAAGGTAACAGCAACTATAGCAtcaaggaggaggaaggggcagaaggggaagaagaggaagaaaccCCCACGGGTAAGGGCCCTgactctgtttttttctccttaccATCACAAGCACCAGCCCCACCCCTCATCCAGGCCTCCTCATCCACGTTCCCAAAGTCTCCTTCTCTAACCCTGGGCCGCTGCTCTATGTCGGCCCTGGTAGCGAGACAGGAAGACGAGGACTTCTGTGAACTGTACAGTGAAGACTTTGAGTTGTGTACCGATACAGAAACACCAGATGGGGATCGCCCTGGGTACCAGCAACCTCATACTGGCAGCGCTGGGTTGTGTAGTGAACTtgacacagaggaggaggagaaagaggaggaggagttggagACTCTGCCTGTGACTGGCCTCATCTTACTGACACAGTTGGTGTACTGGTATTTAATCCTCCCAGTGCCACCATATGTGTGTGCAGTAGTGCATGGGATTGTAGCTGGGTTCATGTTGGCCTTGCTGGTACTTTGGCTGTCCTCTCCTCGATGCTCCTCATCAGGGACAAGAAGAGGGAGGCGAAGGATAGAGCCCTGGAATGTGGCTCAGCTGGATATCAAAGAACCAGGAATCTTCAAG GGCTGGATGAATGAGATCCACAACTACGACCCGGAGATGTACCATGCCACGCTGACCCACTCCATTTACATCCGTCTAGAGGGCTCCGTACTGCGTCTGTCTAAGCCCAACCGGAACATCTCCCGCCGTGCCACACACAATGAGCCTAAACCTGACGTCACCTACGTCAGCCAGAAGATCTATGACCTGACCGACAGCAAG ATCCAGCTGGTGCCCCAAAGCTTGGCTAGAAAGAGAGTTTGGAACAAGAAGTATCCAATTTGCATTGAGCTGGCCAAGCAAGAGGACTTCATGTCCAAGGCCCAAGGAGAGAAGCCCGAAGCTGGGGAAGACAAATTGACAGGGCTGGGTGAGAAGCTAGAACGATCAGACAAATGCGAGAAAGTTGAAGTATCAGGATCAGCAGAGGAACCCAAAAGGCCGTCCTCTGGTGGTGGGGATCTAACAATCTACCTGTTTGGGAGGACGGGTCGGGAAAAGGAAGAGTGGTTCCGGAGATTTCTTCTAGCGTCCCGAATGAAATCAGAAGGGAGAGGTGGCAGTCTGCCTAGCATCTGCAAGAGTG CCTTCCTGCCCTCCCACAGCCGCAGTAGCAGCACCCAATCTGGTGGAGGCCTGGAGGCTgacagcaggagcagcagccgGGGAAGCCTGGAGGAGCTGTCTCAGTATCGCCACAGAGAGGCCTCTTCTGCTCTCTCCTGTGGCTCTACTGGAGGGATGAAGCAAAAGATGCTGTTGGACTATAATGTCTACATGGCCAAATATGTAAACGCCCAGGCACCACAGAGAAGCCCAACTGCCACCGACAGCCCTGGGCACAGCCCTGAGAGCAGCCCCAAAACTACCAAAAAG ATACGCAGGATTTCAGAGGAGACTGTGGAGCCTGAGGCCTGGCTCAATGCTTTTCTGGGAAGGACATTCTGGGACTTCCTGGGAGAAAAGTACTGGGCCAATGTGGTCTCCAAAAAGATCCAAATGAAGCTCAGTAAGATCAGG ctgcCGTATGTTATGAATGAGCTGACTTTGACAGAGCTAGACATGGGCTTTTCCATTCCTAAAATCCTCCATGCCTCCAAACCATCTGTGGACCACCAAG GTCTGTGGTTTGACCTGGAGATCTCCTACGCGGGCTCCTTCCTCATGACACTAGAGACCAAGATGAATCTGGCCCGTCTGGGGAAGGAGGGCGAGGGGCTAAGGGAGCACGGAAAAGAGTG gccCAGGCCACGGACATACTGTCTGGCAGACAGCGATGAAGAATCGTCTAGTGCTGGCTCATCAGATGAGGAGGATCCCCCAGAACTCCTGAGTGACAAAGCCATTCTTCCTGGAGGCGAGGG CTATGTGGGAGGCCACAGGCCCAGCAAGATCATGCGGTTTGTGGACAAGATAGCCAAGTCGAAGTACTTCCAGAAAGCTACGGAGACGGAGTTCATTAAGAAGAAGATGGAGGAGGTGTCCAACACGCCGCTGCTGCTCACCGTGGAGGTGCAAGAGTGCCGTGGGACGCTGGCTGTCAACATCCCACCTCCTCCCACGGACAGGATATG GTATGGTTTCCGGAGTCCGCCTCACATAGAGCTGAAAGCGCGGCCTAAACTGGGTGAGAGGGAGGTCACTTTAGTTCATGTGACAGACTGGATTGAGAAGAAACTGGACCAGGAGTTCCAG AAAATATTTGTGATGCCAAACATGGATGATATATGGCTACCCATAATGCACTCTGCCATGGACACGCGTTCAAATGCCAACTTGGTTACTGTGACAGATGATGCCTTGAAGGACCCAGAACCCGAGGAGTCTGAGGTCTCCGACATGTGA